A window of Rosa rugosa chromosome 7, drRosRugo1.1, whole genome shotgun sequence genomic DNA:
TTAAATCAAGGTGGCTGGGTTCACATCTTCCCAGAAGGTAGTCGTTCTCGAGATGGTGGTAAAACCCTGGGGTCACCCAAGAGAGGTGTTGGGAGGTGAGGATCTATTGTGACTTGTGAGAGATAGCCCCTTTTGTGACTTTGATTAATAAGATATGTAGTCAAACCATTTGAAAGATATTTTTTTGTGAATGTTGGCTCTCAAGCTTTGGTCTTTGAGTTTCTTTTTGTAAGATGTCCTGTATTCTTGAATGGTAACTTATGCTTTAATACAACTGCACTTGGattcaatttctttttgttaaaacaCTGTTTGATTTTTATTGCATATTCTTACTTGACAGGTTGGTCCTTGACGCTGACAATATTCCCATGGTTATTCCATTTGTACACAGCGGGATGCAGGACATCATGCCTATTGGTGCCAGCTTCCCGAGGATTGGCAAGACGGTAGGTGGTCTAATGCTTGTAACCATGATTTGAAGTTGAAGTTTTGGAGAAACTTTTGATACTGCAGCAACCATATCTATGAGGGTATAGGCCTTGATATTCAGTCGTGTACTTTCTTGAGGCCTTGATATCAACTATTTCTTTCTTCAGCGTGCTTACTATTTTCACGTGTACTTTGAAAATGTAGGTGACGGTGGTTATTGGTGATCCAATCTACTTTGATGATTTGCTAAATAATGAAGGAGCAAAGCATTTATCAAGAGGAAAGTTATATGATGCAGTATCCTCAAGAATCGGTCATCGACTACGTCAACTGAAAGTTCAGGTTGACAAAATGACTCAAGGGACACAATTACTAAATGATGGTTCACTGATGGAAGAAACTCCGGAACAACTAGTTGTTGCCGGTACACAAGAGCCCGAGTCTTTTGATCGGTTCCGAGTGGGTTTCTCAAAAGATGGCTGGATTGCATCAAGGATGCGTAGTTTTATGGAACCTACCGAGCTGATGGGATTTGCAGCCAGGGGCTTATTTATGAACCGTAGAGCAGTTGAAACCTCTGAAAGTGGTAGTAGAAGGGTTGGCCCGTTGAAAGCATGGAACCAATTTCTTGAAGCCAATGTACTACCAAGATGGAACTGTGCCTGACATTACTTCTAACTTACTCTAGTAGAGGCTGATGTAAATTATAATTAGGGTGTTCATTTATAAATGAACTACAATTTTGGtcaggaaattttttttttcccagctTAAAAGGAAGTTTATAATAAAACAAACTGCCCTTTGTTTCCCAATGTAAACAGGTAAATTTTACTAAAGCTAAATATGATCCGGTATTTACTGAATTTCCATTCAATTAATTttaaacatcaattttatttattttaattgcTATAGGTCCTATTAGATAAACATACCAAGAAGGCAAAAATTGAAGTGCAAAGTGATCCACATTGAGCTTTCAGACTAACAAGGAATTTCACATTTAGAGACTCTTACCAACTTGACCACCTGTTGTAGTTTATAGTTAACAAAGTTTGAGTTTGCTAATCTCTTTTTGTAGTAAATCTAGTTAATTACTCCATTGCTAACCCTAATCAGGGGATCAACCAAACGGCACCGTTTCATGGGCATtaacaaaaacacaaacccCACCAATCGAAATCATTTCGAGTCACAGCTCCCACGTCGCCCTTTACAGATCGAAGTGCACAAACTTCAAACTCGCAAAGGGCAACTCTCCTCTGCGACGCGTTTCAAACATTTAAACAAATCCGGACCGTTCATTTCTATGTCCACCCCCCTAAAACTCAAGGTCAAGATTCTGACAGTTCCAGCACAGAAACaccttcctctcttctctccccTGAATATTCTTCTGCCTCCACCACTCCGTTTTGCCCCCCATTCAAATCAATCTCAGAGAAATCCTACTGCGTTTCAAATGGCGGACGAAGAAGAATCAGAGCTAAGCGAGAAGCAGAAGATTGATATAGCCAAGTGGTTCCTCCTCAACTCTCCTCCCGGTGAAATCCAATTCGTCGCCGAAGGTATCCAATTTCCTTCCGCTTCTTCTGAATTCCAAATTCAATTCCCAAACGACGCCGTTTGCATTCCCCCCCCTGAATCGAAGTTTCTAATTTTGTTCGTTTGTTTAAAAaagtttcggtttttgatcgaTCGTGTCAATCAATCACATTATTTGATTTTGGTGGCAGATGTGAAGGCGGTAGTCAACGACGACGTTTTGTACGAAGAAGCCGCCTCAGTGGCTTTTCCACTGTATAACAAATCACACATGATTTCGCTGGAAATGCCTGGTGGAATTGGAGATGTAAAGTTTATTAACAACTCCCTTCGTGTTTTTAGTGTTTGATTGCTATGATCCTATTTTGTCAAATTTGCGAAAAAAATTTCGAGTTTCTATGTATGTTTTGCTAGATACATTGGATTTTATCTTGCTAGCTGTTTGTGTGAGCAGGTTCTAGTTACATCTTTCGGAGAGCTCCGTGGGAATGAGTACCTTGATCCCAGGACAGCTCATGTTGCTGTAGTTGACCATATCAAACAGGCAAGTCTTGTGCTTTTCCTCCTTTATTAATGCTACGAACAAGTTGGTGAAGAATACAGGAGTTTGTTTAGTTTAAAGTTTGGAATATAGGGTAGTCTAGGATTTCGTACTTGCTTGCTCGAAGCAAAGGGATATAAACCCTGATAAGGGCACAGCTGCTTTTATTACTTCTTTCCTTACATATGGGGTATCCTTAATATTAAAACATCAATGCAATTATTAGTTCTTTCTGTCATGATAGGCCACCCACAGCTTTTGTTGAAATTGGTCCTTGACGGTGAACTTTAGCTTAAGTTGTAGAGCAGTTTGGTGTACTGCTTGCTGAGATTGATTTATCTATATTTGTcgagtctatatatatatatatatatatgataccTTTCATCAAAGATAAGATGTCCTGTTCTAAAAGCTTTACCTGTGTTTTTTTAACCCTCCATTGTAAGTATATCATATGTTACAGAACACCTTGTGGACTTGTTGAAGCATTATCACATCATGCATGTGCCTTCTATTCTCCTTGTTTTGTTTgtgtcacatttttttttttttttggatctttTCATTTACCAATTATTTAATGCTAAAATTGGTTCAGGTTTGTACAGACGTGAGACCTGCATTGGATGAGGAACTTCCATCCGCATATGTTGAGGAATTCAGGTACATGTTATGAGTTTTATGGCAACCATTTCTGTAAGTATGTTTTTATCAATATCTTTAAAAGCCAAATTGAGCATTATGCTCCAGAATATTTGACTTAATATTAGCCACTCTACTGCTCAGCTCTATCATAGGCATTTACAGTCATGCGCTTAATCCATGTACTTTTATGTAGCCAGTGTTTCATATTAGCTTCTTCTTTCATGTCTACTTCGATACATCAAACTATGTTTTTACTTCATTTGGTAACTTAAGATTTGAAATGTAGTTTCTAAATGGACCGAGAGAGAGCTATCTAATAAAtcttattctcatcaatttaaCTTTTAAGAGTGCTCTTTTAATAACCATACAAGAATAAACAACTattgatggattttgtgtaacATAATGGACCATACTTGTCT
This region includes:
- the LOC133721006 gene encoding uncharacterized protein LOC133721006; amino-acid sequence: MAAARVERGDLWKSNALSVQRRLRERFRVEVDRRFRHHPVFADGYFASTVQRWLQRFRDFKRDSLPSSTVFYRKRVGKEINAEEESAILRMVQAVAVPVIGNVCHVFMNGLNRVQVYGLEKLHDALLRRPKDRPLITVSNHVASMDDPLVIAALLPPNVLLDAKNLRWTLCASDRCFSNPVTSAFFRSVKVLPVARGDGIYQKGMDIAISKLNQGGWVHIFPEGSRSRDGGKTLGSPKRGVGRLVLDADNIPMVIPFVHSGMQDIMPIGASFPRIGKTVTVVIGDPIYFDDLLNNEGAKHLSRGKLYDAVSSRIGHRLRQLKVQVDKMTQGTQLLNDGSLMEETPEQLVVAGTQEPESFDRFRVGFSKDGWIASRMRSFMEPTELMGFAARGLFMNRRAVETSESGSRRVGPLKAWNQFLEANVLPRWNCA